From a single Myxocyprinus asiaticus isolate MX2 ecotype Aquarium Trade chromosome 33, UBuf_Myxa_2, whole genome shotgun sequence genomic region:
- the LOC127423979 gene encoding protein phosphatase 1 regulatory subunit 3C-B-like — translation MTCANVISRLGSPVLPVSVMSVDLAIGFRCRSSPRINHLLAVSSPKPLRSCITRLPVLEYRHPPPTALPTTTKSGRRGKRVAFADSKGLSLITVRLFSEKEEKIACEPLPRLKKLNRVLETSRLRLGFDEPCVDFQAFRSRLQENMVLLESCKVTKRSVLGTVRVRNVCFEKAVHIRVTFDTWRSYRDVPCTYLDQRYGEPGTDVFEFNITVPEQMDSRGRIEFCVSYLPCGFSDAVWDNNYGRNYCIHVCDT, via the exons ATGACATGTGCAAA TGTGATATCGAGGTTGGGCAGCCCTGTTCTGCCAGTCTCTGTGATGTCTGTGGATCTGGCCATCGGCTTCAGGTGCAGAAGCTCCCCGCGCATCAACCACCTGCTCGCCGTGTCCTCTCCCAAACCTCTGCGGTCCTGTATCACCCGTCTGCCGGTATTAGAGTACAGACACCCTCCACCGACAGCCCTCCCAACAACCACCAAGAGCGGCCGCAGGGGGAAGCGCGTCGCGTTTGCCGACTCCAAAGGGCTTTCTCTCATCACAGTGCGCCTGTTCTCCGAGAAAGAAGAGAAAATCGCGTGTGAGCCCTTGCCACGGCTGAAGAAGCTGAACCGTGTTCTCGAGACATCGAGGTTGCGTCTTGGGTTTGACGAGCCTTGCGTCGATTTCCAGGCGTTCAGAAGTCGCCTTCAGGAAAACATGGTGCTTTTGGAGAGCTGTAAGGTCACCAAACGCTCCGTCCTGGGCACCGTGCGCGTCAGGAATGTCTGCTTCGAGAAAGCGGTTCATATTCGCGTTACTTTCGACACTTGGCGCAGTTACCGGGACGTGCCGTGTACTTACCTGGATCAGCGCTATGGTGAACCGGGAACAGACGTGTTCGAGTTTAACATCACAGTTCCTGAACAAATGGACTCCCGAGGACGGATTGAATTCTGCGTGTCCTATTTGCCATGTGGATTTAGTGATGCTGTATGGGATAATAATTATGGCAGAAACTACTGTATACATGTTTGTGACACATAA